The following are encoded in a window of uncultured Sphaerochaeta sp. genomic DNA:
- a CDS encoding adenosine kinase, translating into MVEYPYMKESEHMVYGIGNPLIDIIVSVEEDDITALGIHKGTMALIGPQRMEELMLLSKERKTTYSCGGSCPNTIIALASLGVKATLAGKIGSDENGHIYQQRLKELGVGDQLAITDKEMTGSTVILITPDSERSMNTFLGANRLYEMADVDEDTVATASFFHFTGYMWDTKSQQEAIKKALSIAKAHNTVVSFDLADPFAVGRYREPFLNLISQECDIVFANREEARILFDNYDPYECCRSMGKLCRTAIVKNGKKGSYISHEGKIINIPVKGPVVPTDTTGAGDVYAAGFLYGLYHDYSIQESGTIASILAGEIIRQRGAQFSKEKAKELRDLFASGNWKSL; encoded by the coding sequence ATGGTAGAATACCCATACATGAAAGAAAGTGAGCACATGGTCTATGGCATAGGGAACCCCCTCATCGACATCATTGTCAGTGTTGAGGAGGATGATATTACCGCGCTTGGAATCCACAAGGGCACCATGGCCTTGATCGGCCCACAGAGAATGGAAGAGCTCATGCTCCTCTCCAAGGAACGCAAAACAACCTACAGCTGCGGTGGATCCTGTCCCAACACAATCATCGCCCTTGCATCACTGGGTGTGAAGGCAACTTTGGCAGGAAAGATAGGCAGCGATGAGAATGGGCACATCTATCAACAGCGCCTCAAGGAACTTGGGGTTGGTGACCAGCTTGCCATAACCGATAAGGAAATGACTGGCTCTACGGTCATCCTTATCACTCCAGATAGTGAACGGAGCATGAACACGTTCCTGGGTGCTAACCGGCTTTATGAGATGGCCGATGTGGACGAAGATACAGTGGCAACAGCCTCCTTCTTCCACTTTACAGGCTATATGTGGGACACAAAAAGCCAGCAAGAGGCAATCAAGAAGGCATTAAGCATTGCAAAGGCTCACAATACGGTCGTCTCTTTTGATCTCGCAGACCCATTTGCTGTTGGCCGTTACCGCGAGCCCTTCCTCAACCTCATCAGCCAAGAGTGTGACATTGTGTTTGCAAACAGGGAAGAAGCAAGGATTCTCTTTGACAACTACGACCCTTATGAGTGTTGTCGTTCCATGGGTAAGCTCTGTAGGACAGCCATTGTAAAGAATGGGAAAAAAGGTTCCTACATCAGCCACGAAGGAAAGATCATCAATATTCCGGTCAAGGGACCAGTAGTTCCTACCGATACCACAGGTGCTGGGGATGTGTACGCCGCAGGATTCCTCTATGGACTGTACCATGACTACTCAATACAGGAATCGGGAACAATCGCCTCCATCCTTGCCGGTGAGATAATCAGGCAACGTGGGGCACAGTTCAGCAAGGAAAAGGCCAAGGAACTCAGAGATCTCTTTGCTTCAGGAAATTGGAAATCGCTGTAG
- a CDS encoding sensor domain-containing diguanylate cyclase, producing MKHNTWILSTSLVLLSTLLLLVFSLSTLGEIERVYKDQTAQGTEALKRQFLYHSVNNQIKRIDTQRAIHQVEYQKQLDHITWHMDTSYEADIESFPQVVSSFFSQDSSSPWTAVLWRRETSEVIVDNKEVIPESAPPIDIVNSLLHGFQLYELHSYAPYTLFVGIPQAVIDEEVKQYIADEIYASNYPENSYIWVNEVINYEGGDNYAIRRIHPNLRDSVGVYLSTNMTDVQGNTPYKTELEGINKDGELYFTYFFKKLDSDVISEKLTYARLYKDFDWIVAMGIHLDDLAMYVEETANKSAGIVDQITPIFIGAIILLFVLHSVLLIVLEHQRNRMQAKSLEDQAYRDPLTGIGNRRSGLLALKKAYLESRKGNGAGVISLFDIDYFKHINDTFGHDAGDRCLIQLTETLQELACSKDALFRWGGDEFLLVCPPLTAEQVNQMAESLLSAARNVEVEHETTKITLTISLGLVSFLPSDTSEIDTFKRADGALYQAKEAGRNRFVTLL from the coding sequence ATGAAACATAATACATGGATACTCAGCACCTCTCTGGTTCTCCTCTCAACCTTGTTGTTGTTGGTTTTTTCGTTGAGCACCCTGGGTGAAATTGAAAGAGTGTACAAGGACCAGACTGCTCAAGGTACCGAAGCGTTGAAACGACAGTTTCTCTATCATTCGGTCAATAACCAAATCAAGCGAATCGATACACAACGAGCAATCCACCAAGTGGAATATCAAAAGCAACTGGATCATATCACTTGGCATATGGATACTTCCTATGAGGCGGATATTGAAAGCTTTCCACAGGTGGTGTCATCCTTCTTTTCACAGGACTCTTCCTCCCCTTGGACTGCCGTGCTTTGGCGACGGGAAACGAGTGAAGTCATTGTGGATAACAAGGAAGTCATCCCAGAATCAGCACCACCCATTGATATAGTGAATAGCCTCCTGCATGGTTTTCAATTGTATGAATTGCACTCATATGCTCCCTATACGCTCTTTGTCGGAATTCCCCAGGCAGTGATTGACGAGGAAGTTAAGCAGTATATCGCTGATGAGATATATGCGAGTAATTATCCGGAAAATTCCTATATCTGGGTCAATGAGGTAATCAACTATGAGGGTGGCGATAATTATGCAATTCGGAGAATCCATCCCAACCTCCGGGATTCTGTGGGTGTATATCTCTCTACCAATATGACCGATGTACAGGGCAATACCCCCTATAAGACAGAGCTGGAGGGAATCAACAAGGATGGAGAGCTTTACTTCACCTATTTCTTCAAGAAATTGGATAGTGATGTCATCTCGGAGAAGCTCACCTATGCAAGACTCTACAAGGATTTTGACTGGATTGTTGCAATGGGTATCCATCTTGATGATCTTGCCATGTATGTAGAGGAGACTGCAAACAAGAGCGCCGGTATCGTGGATCAGATTACCCCGATATTCATTGGGGCAATTATTCTACTCTTTGTGCTTCACTCTGTTCTTCTGATAGTGCTAGAGCATCAGCGAAATAGGATGCAAGCAAAGAGCCTTGAGGATCAAGCATATAGGGATCCGTTGACCGGAATTGGAAATCGCAGGAGTGGTTTGCTCGCCTTGAAAAAAGCATATCTTGAGAGCAGGAAGGGTAATGGCGCTGGGGTGATCTCACTCTTCGATATTGATTATTTCAAACATATCAATGATACCTTCGGGCATGATGCTGGAGATAGGTGTCTGATACAGCTTACCGAAACATTGCAGGAATTGGCCTGCTCAAAGGATGCCCTTTTCAGGTGGGGTGGTGATGAGTTCCTTCTTGTATGCCCCCCTCTTACGGCTGAACAAGTTAATCAGATGGCAGAGTCACTTCTCAGTGCAGCAAGAAATGTGGAAGTTGAACATGAGACAACCAAGATAACACTGACCATATCACTGGGCCTCGTCTCCTTCCTTCCAAGTGATACATCTGAAATTGATACATTCAAGAGGGCAGACGGGGCGCTCTATCAAGCTAAGGAAGCTGGGAGAAACAGGTTTGTGACACTTCTCTAA
- a CDS encoding helix-turn-helix domain-containing protein yields MKMVYIQDGKQLEIYMHPKRQQILHELSVQGPMTAKMLSDALEMTPSSAKHHVSRLMELEVVEVDHTELIHGITATYYRKRLVTVSFSSLAEEKRKLASDMVTKQIHDDFYKKSQSFTDEDGHFQADQISGVVHLSKDEADELYKRIRAFIDEKEKKEDGTEPFVFSLMAYHA; encoded by the coding sequence ATGAAGATGGTATATATACAAGATGGGAAACAGTTGGAAATCTACATGCACCCCAAGCGGCAGCAGATTTTACATGAGTTGAGTGTACAGGGACCGATGACAGCCAAGATGCTCAGTGATGCACTCGAAATGACACCCTCCAGTGCAAAACATCATGTTTCTCGATTGATGGAGTTAGAGGTAGTCGAGGTGGACCACACGGAATTGATCCATGGTATTACCGCAACCTATTACCGGAAACGATTGGTGACTGTGAGTTTCAGCTCTCTCGCTGAAGAGAAGAGAAAGCTTGCTTCTGATATGGTGACCAAACAAATCCACGATGACTTCTACAAGAAGTCTCAATCATTTACCGATGAAGATGGTCATTTCCAGGCGGACCAGATATCGGGAGTCGTACATCTCAGTAAAGATGAGGCTGATGAGCTTTACAAGCGAATCAGAGCGTTCATAGATGAGAAAGAGAAGAAAGAGGATGGGACTGAGCCCTTTGTCTTCTCTCTGATGGCCTATCATGCATAG
- a CDS encoding tyrosine-type recombinase/integrase, with the protein MQIPFIGDIEDDSITNQEKIPAGHAAARFQRGYHFLLLNPMQLFSGVLQSQDTAQLTEKEFRTYLLHLTSRGNLAPSTINQYNSAIRFLYEVTLEKDINHKRVPHAKEPVRRPEVLTPQELEAFFKEVARPKQFAFFLNLYGSGLRISEMAALRVDDIDARRMLLHVRCGKGRKERFAPLTQSGLEAFRYYWKMYRPTNANDYIFPDSSKTRTQNPRSFDAMFKKIAKDADICKKASPHTLRHSFSTHTLQSGTDLMTLKEMLGHSSLSSTTIYLHLSLVDRSNTRSPEELSAQFWAEYRERNFIHG; encoded by the coding sequence ATGCAAATACCATTCATAGGAGACATTGAAGATGACTCAATCACAAACCAGGAGAAAATTCCTGCAGGACATGCAGCTGCGCGGTTTCAGCGAGGGTACCATTTCCTGCTACTCAATCCAATGCAATTGTTTTCTGGAGTTCTGCAAAGTCAGGACACCGCGCAGCTGACGGAGAAGGAGTTCCGTACCTATCTGTTGCATCTCACCAGTAGAGGAAATCTTGCCCCTTCAACGATCAACCAGTACAACAGCGCCATACGCTTCCTGTACGAGGTCACGCTGGAGAAGGACATCAACCACAAGAGGGTCCCCCATGCCAAGGAACCGGTGAGAAGACCCGAGGTCCTTACACCGCAGGAGTTGGAAGCGTTTTTCAAGGAGGTGGCAAGGCCCAAGCAGTTCGCCTTCTTCCTCAACCTCTACGGTTCGGGGCTGCGCATCAGCGAGATGGCTGCACTCAGGGTCGATGACATCGATGCAAGAAGGATGCTGCTGCATGTTCGGTGTGGGAAAGGAAGAAAGGAGCGGTTCGCCCCGCTCACCCAGTCAGGCTTGGAGGCGTTCCGCTACTATTGGAAAATGTACCGGCCTACCAATGCCAACGATTACATTTTTCCAGACTCTTCGAAAACGCGGACACAAAACCCTAGAAGTTTTGACGCGATGTTCAAGAAGATAGCGAAAGATGCCGACATTTGCAAGAAGGCGAGTCCCCACACCCTGAGGCACAGCTTCTCAACACATACCCTGCAAAGCGGGACTGACCTGATGACACTCAAGGAGATGCTCGGCCATTCCAGCCTCTCCTCGACGACGATATACCTGCACCTCTCGCTTGTGGACAGGAGCAATACACGGTCACCCGAAGAGCTCTCTGCACAGTTCTGGGCTGAGTACCGAGAGAGGAACTTCATCCATGGCTGA
- a CDS encoding anaerobic ribonucleoside-triphosphate reductase activating protein, with protein sequence MIFSGIEGSSFLDYPGMLSCILFTQGCNYDCFYCHNRALIEYKNGVIGYHEIESFLKKRVGFLQAVVISGGEPTLHGSLPQYFSLAKSLGYLTKLDTNGSRPNVVMELLEAGLIDYVALDIKAPWARYREIAGKGADPANVQRCVSLLQEYQVRNPSFLWEVRTTLAPTLGEADLLEIASMLPEVNRWVLNFYRTPEEYKQEDKGRINQPALSEREVFGMQERLLLLQPNLKRVR encoded by the coding sequence ATGATATTCAGTGGTATTGAAGGCTCATCATTCCTGGACTATCCAGGGATGTTGAGCTGTATTCTCTTTACCCAAGGGTGCAACTATGACTGCTTCTATTGTCATAATCGTGCATTAATTGAATATAAGAATGGTGTTATAGGCTATCATGAGATAGAGAGTTTCTTGAAGAAACGAGTGGGGTTTCTGCAAGCGGTTGTCATCAGTGGAGGGGAGCCCACCTTGCATGGCAGTCTCCCTCAGTATTTCTCCTTGGCAAAAAGCCTTGGCTATCTTACCAAGCTTGATACCAATGGAAGTCGCCCTAACGTGGTTATGGAATTGTTGGAAGCTGGCCTAATCGACTACGTTGCACTGGATATAAAAGCGCCATGGGCAAGGTATCGGGAAATTGCAGGAAAAGGGGCTGACCCAGCGAATGTGCAGCGATGTGTGTCTTTGCTTCAGGAGTATCAAGTGAGGAATCCTTCCTTCCTATGGGAGGTGCGAACCACGTTGGCCCCAACCTTGGGTGAAGCGGATTTACTGGAGATTGCCTCCATGTTGCCTGAAGTAAACCGTTGGGTACTGAATTTCTATCGTACACCGGAGGAGTACAAGCAAGAGGATAAGGGGAGGATCAACCAACCCGCCCTGAGCGAGCGGGAGGTTTTTGGAATGCAAGAGAGATTGCTTCTCTTGCAGCCTAATCTCAAGCGAGTGAGATAA
- a CDS encoding IS91 family transposase → MAEVQDVFLASFDAYRQNHFVPLQAQKAAKAIMECRTEALGGHSDVCTDCGYSHQSYNSCRNRHCPKCQTVKKEQWIGRRKQDVLDVKHFHTVFTIPAQLNALVLQNPRKLYELLFRASSETVKELTTDPKYLGATVGFMSILHSWGSNMSFHPHIHMVVTAGGIAPDGRWKPSRGRFFLPVKVLSSLFRGKFLSGCRDLHDKGELSLKGENGNAVSRNAFSSLVDACYKKDWVVYSKEPFHGAEGVFEYLGRYTHRLVISNNRILSVEKGMTSFLWKDYKDESKLKETTVSNEEFIRRFLLHVLPHGFTRIRHYGLYSSRNKSLRLELYRRALSARLRRKQKRKDKKLETPFEIVVRILGRDPRFCPRCGSLLNQQSLARASPA, encoded by the coding sequence ATGGCTGAGGTACAGGATGTGTTCCTTGCATCATTTGATGCATACAGGCAAAACCATTTCGTCCCCTTGCAGGCCCAAAAGGCAGCCAAGGCGATCATGGAATGCCGTACCGAGGCTCTCGGCGGCCACAGTGATGTCTGCACGGATTGCGGGTACTCCCACCAGTCCTACAACTCCTGCCGCAACCGCCACTGCCCCAAGTGCCAGACGGTGAAGAAGGAGCAATGGATCGGCAGGAGGAAGCAGGATGTGCTGGATGTGAAACACTTCCATACCGTGTTCACCATCCCCGCACAGCTCAATGCGTTGGTGCTGCAGAACCCGCGCAAGCTCTACGAGCTGCTCTTCAGGGCTTCCAGCGAGACGGTAAAGGAGCTCACCACAGACCCCAAGTACCTTGGGGCGACGGTGGGGTTCATGTCCATCCTCCATTCCTGGGGCAGCAACATGAGCTTCCATCCCCACATCCACATGGTCGTCACCGCAGGGGGTATTGCCCCCGACGGTCGGTGGAAGCCCTCAAGGGGCAGGTTCTTCCTCCCGGTCAAGGTACTCTCCAGCCTGTTCAGGGGCAAGTTCCTTTCCGGTTGCAGGGACCTGCATGACAAGGGTGAGCTTTCTCTCAAGGGAGAAAACGGCAATGCAGTCTCCAGAAACGCGTTCTCATCCCTGGTCGATGCCTGCTACAAGAAGGACTGGGTCGTATACTCCAAGGAACCGTTCCACGGGGCCGAGGGGGTGTTCGAGTATCTGGGACGGTACACCCACCGTCTGGTGATCAGCAACAACAGGATCCTCTCGGTTGAGAAGGGGATGACCAGTTTCCTGTGGAAGGATTACAAGGATGAATCCAAGCTGAAGGAGACGACGGTCTCCAATGAGGAATTCATCAGGAGATTCCTGCTGCATGTGCTTCCCCACGGCTTCACCAGGATACGCCACTATGGCTTGTATTCTTCACGCAACAAAAGCTTGAGGCTTGAGCTGTACCGGAGGGCTCTTTCCGCAAGGCTCCGCAGGAAGCAGAAAAGGAAAGACAAAAAGCTTGAGACACCCTTTGAGATTGTAGTCAGGATTCTCGGCCGTGACCCAAGGTTCTGTCCCAGGTGCGGGAGCCTGCTAAACCAGCAGTCCTTGGCCCGGGCTTCGCCGGCCTGA
- a CDS encoding ferrous iron transport protein A, with protein sequence MTLGSLRPGDRARVLSIGTQGALRRRILDMGITPRVVVQLIKVAPLGDPLELTVRGYQLSLRKQEASLIEVEII encoded by the coding sequence ATGACACTAGGATCATTACGTCCTGGGGACAGGGCAAGAGTGCTGTCCATCGGTACACAGGGTGCATTGCGCCGGCGGATTTTGGATATGGGGATCACTCCACGTGTGGTTGTGCAGTTGATCAAGGTTGCTCCTTTAGGTGATCCCCTGGAGCTGACGGTACGGGGTTACCAGCTGAGTCTGAGAAAGCAAGAAGCTTCTTTGATTGAGGTTGAAATCATTTAG
- the murA gene encoding UDP-N-acetylglucosamine 1-carboxyvinyltransferase, translating into MGSYRIIGGNPASGEVQISGNKNGALPCLAATLLTDEPVRLLNVPDIEDVQVMVKLLENLGSKVVKEDANTYTIMSGGRNGKLKKKLVQAVRGSILLLGPLLATIDEVRLTPPGGDVIGLRRLDTHFIGLSALGASCLINEEGEIHIKAKGSRLQANDIFLDEASVTATENVLMASSLAQGESIISNAASEPHVQDLCRMLNSMGCHIEGIGSNRLSVTGQKKLHGCEFRLTADYMEAGSYIGLAGATGGQLLLKGVDPGHLRMIRLGFERIGITFIVDGPSSILVPRRQKRILAKEVGGHTAKIDDAPWPGFPADLLSIITVCATQMEGSILIHEKMFESRMFFVDWLIRMGADIILCDPHRAVVNGPSQLLGSELSSPDVRAGMALVIAAACAKGVSVIQNIYQIERGYENLCGKLQALGLSIERET; encoded by the coding sequence ATGGGTTCATATCGTATAATCGGGGGAAATCCTGCAAGCGGTGAGGTGCAGATCAGTGGAAATAAGAATGGTGCACTTCCGTGTCTTGCTGCCACCTTGCTGACTGATGAACCTGTTCGATTATTGAACGTTCCCGATATCGAGGATGTTCAGGTTATGGTCAAGCTCTTGGAGAACCTTGGTTCCAAGGTAGTTAAAGAGGATGCCAATACCTATACCATCATGAGTGGGGGGCGAAACGGTAAGCTCAAGAAGAAACTGGTCCAAGCGGTGCGGGGTTCCATCCTTCTCTTGGGACCATTGTTGGCTACCATCGATGAAGTTCGTCTAACACCTCCTGGAGGTGATGTTATCGGGCTTCGAAGACTCGATACCCACTTTATCGGTCTCTCAGCGTTGGGAGCCTCTTGTCTAATCAATGAGGAAGGGGAGATTCATATCAAGGCAAAGGGAAGTAGGTTGCAGGCAAATGACATATTCCTTGATGAAGCCTCTGTAACTGCAACTGAAAATGTTCTCATGGCCTCTTCGTTGGCACAGGGAGAGAGCATCATCAGCAATGCTGCAAGTGAGCCTCATGTACAGGACCTTTGCAGGATGCTCAACAGCATGGGATGTCATATTGAGGGAATAGGTTCCAACCGGCTCTCTGTAACCGGTCAAAAGAAACTTCATGGCTGTGAGTTCCGCCTCACTGCTGACTATATGGAAGCTGGTTCCTATATTGGTCTAGCCGGAGCAACTGGAGGCCAGCTGTTGCTCAAGGGGGTCGACCCTGGGCATCTGAGAATGATTCGCCTGGGTTTTGAACGAATTGGGATCACCTTCATTGTTGATGGGCCCTCGTCCATCCTTGTACCCAGACGGCAGAAACGGATACTTGCAAAGGAAGTAGGAGGCCATACAGCAAAGATTGATGATGCCCCATGGCCTGGCTTTCCCGCTGACCTCTTGAGCATCATCACTGTATGTGCAACCCAGATGGAAGGTTCAATCTTGATCCATGAGAAGATGTTTGAGTCTCGCATGTTCTTCGTTGATTGGTTGATTAGGATGGGCGCAGATATCATCCTCTGTGACCCACATCGAGCAGTGGTCAATGGTCCCAGTCAATTGCTGGGTTCAGAGCTATCCAGCCCTGATGTACGAGCTGGAATGGCACTGGTCATTGCCGCTGCTTGTGCAAAAGGTGTCAGTGTGATCCAAAATATCTATCAGATTGAACGAGGTTATGAAAATCTCTGTGGAAAACTCCAGGCATTAGGTTTGTCCATCGAAAGGGAAACGTAA
- the metK gene encoding methionine adenosyltransferase, with amino-acid sequence MLTHGSHIFTSESVSEGHPDKVCDQISDAVLDACLAQDPQSRVACEVFATTDRVVVGGELSTNAIIDIDNIVRSTVKEIGYTDGGIGFDYHSLKVMDFTNTQSPDISMGVTAETSLYGQQGAGDQGMMFGYACNETETLMPAPIYWAHQLLERASKLRKSGEAPFLRPDAKSQVSLLYQDGKPVHIDSVVISHQHTEQARRDTLISYLTKEVIETVLGPTGLLNNKTKVYINPTGRFVTGGPAGDTGLTGRKIIVDTYGGMGRHGGGAFSGKDPSKVDRSGAYMARYVAKNLVANGFCTTCEVQLSYAIGVPYPISVYVDTFGTGTEDDEQLEKLVREKFDLTPAGIIKTLDLKRPIYQKTMNYGHFGKSDLPWEQIISLA; translated from the coding sequence ATGTTAACACACGGTTCACACATTTTTACTTCAGAATCAGTCAGTGAGGGACATCCGGACAAGGTCTGCGACCAGATCTCCGATGCCGTATTGGATGCTTGTCTTGCCCAGGACCCACAGAGCAGGGTTGCCTGTGAAGTCTTTGCAACGACCGATAGGGTCGTGGTGGGAGGAGAGCTCTCCACCAATGCAATAATCGACATAGACAACATCGTTAGGTCCACGGTAAAGGAAATTGGATATACTGATGGGGGAATCGGTTTTGATTACCACTCCCTCAAGGTAATGGATTTTACCAATACCCAATCACCAGACATCTCCATGGGAGTTACTGCTGAAACATCCCTGTACGGCCAACAAGGTGCTGGCGACCAGGGCATGATGTTCGGGTACGCCTGCAATGAGACAGAGACTCTTATGCCAGCCCCAATCTACTGGGCACATCAACTTCTGGAAAGAGCCAGCAAGCTGAGAAAAAGTGGTGAAGCTCCTTTCTTGAGACCCGATGCAAAGAGTCAGGTCTCACTGTTGTACCAGGATGGGAAACCAGTACACATAGATTCGGTGGTCATCAGTCACCAACATACCGAACAAGCCCGTCGTGATACCCTCATCTCTTATCTTACAAAGGAAGTCATTGAAACCGTGCTGGGACCTACCGGTCTGTTGAATAATAAAACCAAGGTCTACATTAATCCAACCGGTAGATTTGTCACTGGAGGTCCTGCAGGGGACACTGGTTTGACAGGGAGAAAAATCATTGTCGACACCTATGGTGGAATGGGCCGTCATGGAGGAGGAGCATTCAGCGGGAAAGATCCCTCCAAGGTTGACCGAAGCGGTGCTTATATGGCTCGCTACGTTGCAAAGAACCTGGTAGCAAATGGTTTTTGTACAACCTGTGAGGTCCAACTCTCCTATGCAATCGGCGTTCCCTATCCCATCTCCGTGTATGTCGATACCTTTGGGACTGGAACAGAGGACGATGAACAGTTGGAAAAGCTGGTAAGGGAGAAGTTCGACCTCACCCCAGCAGGTATCATAAAGACACTGGATCTAAAAAGGCCGATCTACCAGAAGACCATGAACTATGGACACTTCGGCAAGAGCGACCTTCCCTGGGAACAGATTATCTCACTCGCTTGA
- a CDS encoding FeoA domain-containing protein, producing MPLSFAQVGETRKIIGLHGEDAIKQHLLDLGFVAGEVIQVVGNSSQGIVLSIKGVRLALNRGLAHRINVA from the coding sequence ATGCCACTTTCCTTTGCCCAAGTTGGAGAAACAAGAAAAATTATCGGACTGCACGGGGAAGATGCAATAAAACAACATCTTCTGGATCTTGGATTTGTTGCAGGAGAAGTTATTCAGGTTGTGGGTAATAGTAGCCAAGGGATTGTCCTTTCCATTAAAGGTGTCCGTCTTGCCTTGAATCGCGGGTTGGCTCACCGAATAAACGTTGCATAA
- a CDS encoding ISNCY family transposase, producing the protein MVWDADARQVVQEAVEGKINRFRASVRLNVSLRTVQRKMKEYRERGDECFEHGNKGKAPSNKVDLDAIIAFIEKHDLSGCNFTELARLLDEYQGISISSSCLRKRMFGEGILSVKCKKKTRKKLKKLLKWMKEQEQELDRQRAQVLSALEAEDLSGVWVHPTKPRSKYFGERLEMDASSYVWIKGLGKCTLHVCIDDASGFLLGLWLEAEETLHGYYKLMEQVLGTYGIPLSIRTDRRTVFVYNKKGEADPAKDTMTQFAYACSQLGVELRCNSDPDFKPKVERANQTLQGMLPFRFTMEGIHNLEQANEYLQQSFMPYFNELFGYATDYMEGRWRKIDSVFVECSSEKIRTILAVLCERSVNKGSSIQMDNRFYALVDHTGRRIALPYHAKVTVARLLDGSLYATRKEQCYALQRIPDRYAFSPQVDPEQEKPRKARAPRPKMPDSHPWSFKRQMQFKRSDALMKSLEPCYKSPYETQYA; encoded by the coding sequence ATGGTATGGGATGCTGATGCAAGGCAAGTGGTACAGGAAGCGGTAGAAGGCAAGATCAACAGGTTCAGGGCCTCGGTGAGACTCAATGTGTCGCTCAGGACCGTGCAGAGGAAAATGAAGGAATACCGTGAACGGGGCGATGAATGCTTCGAGCATGGCAACAAGGGGAAGGCCCCGTCCAACAAGGTCGACCTGGATGCGATCATCGCGTTCATAGAGAAGCACGACCTCTCTGGATGCAACTTCACGGAACTGGCCAGGCTCCTGGATGAATACCAGGGCATCTCCATATCCTCTTCCTGCCTGCGCAAGAGGATGTTTGGTGAAGGCATCCTCTCGGTGAAGTGCAAGAAAAAGACACGCAAGAAACTGAAGAAGCTCCTCAAATGGATGAAGGAGCAGGAACAGGAGCTGGACCGGCAGCGCGCCCAGGTGCTCTCGGCCCTTGAGGCGGAAGACCTGAGCGGGGTATGGGTCCACCCGACCAAGCCCAGGAGCAAGTACTTCGGGGAGCGCCTGGAGATGGATGCATCCTCCTACGTCTGGATCAAGGGACTGGGGAAGTGCACCCTGCATGTCTGCATCGATGACGCCTCGGGGTTCCTGCTTGGTCTGTGGCTGGAGGCCGAGGAGACGCTGCACGGTTACTACAAGCTGATGGAGCAAGTACTTGGCACCTACGGCATCCCCCTCTCCATCCGGACCGACAGGCGCACGGTGTTCGTGTACAACAAGAAGGGTGAGGCAGACCCTGCCAAGGATACCATGACCCAGTTCGCCTATGCCTGCTCCCAGCTGGGCGTTGAGCTGCGGTGCAACTCGGACCCGGACTTCAAGCCGAAGGTGGAACGTGCAAACCAGACCCTGCAGGGCATGCTGCCTTTCCGTTTCACCATGGAGGGCATCCACAACCTGGAGCAGGCAAACGAGTACCTGCAGCAGTCCTTCATGCCCTATTTCAACGAATTGTTCGGTTATGCCACCGATTATATGGAGGGTCGCTGGAGAAAGATCGACTCGGTGTTCGTGGAATGCTCCAGTGAGAAGATTCGCACCATCCTGGCGGTGTTGTGCGAGCGCAGCGTGAACAAGGGCAGCTCCATCCAGATGGACAACAGGTTCTATGCACTGGTGGACCACACAGGCAGGCGCATTGCGCTTCCCTACCATGCGAAGGTCACCGTCGCCCGCTTGCTTGACGGGTCCCTGTATGCAACCAGGAAGGAACAATGCTATGCATTGCAACGAATACCAGACCGGTACGCATTCTCCCCCCAGGTGGACCCTGAGCAGGAAAAGCCGAGGAAGGCCAGGGCTCCCCGGCCCAAGATGCCTGACAGCCACCCCTGGAGCTTCAAGAGACAGATGCAGTTCAAGCGCAGCGACGCACTGATGAAAAGCCTGGAACCCTGCTACAAGAGTCCCTACGAAACCCAATACGCCTAG